From Ictalurus punctatus breed USDA103 chromosome 26, Coco_2.0, whole genome shotgun sequence:
AAATGACAATCCCGGCTACAATCCCTGGAACATTTAGATCATCTAGGACAGTGGGATGAGAAAAGAGAGCACTGCAAAATAACTCATGGAAATATAAGCTGAAAACTATGTGTAAAGTAAACATAAGGGATATGTATTTGGTCATGTTTAATGGTCTTACACACACAGAAGCATGCACTTACCAACCGTCATGTGATTTCCGACACAGCTCTTTGGCTTTCCAACCCGATTGTTGGCCTCACAGTGGTACAGTCCTGAGTCAGCTATGGTAACTGCATGAAATGTCTAttcaaaagaaagaacattaatatgttaataacAAATATTGAATAGTCCAACCTAATTTGTACTGAGGGCTGTTTGGGTGcttgtctgtgtgcatgtgttggaAATGTCAGGGTCAAGTCGGTGTTTATTTAGCAAGATTAGTCCTGTCTGTCAAAATCAATTTGTCACTCTGGCTCTCTAAGTCTGTTTAAGCTTACTTTGTAACAGAGATTTAACTGGACTCGGAATTCTTAACAGGTTAATTAGATGTAGGTGACAAGAGTAGGGGACACAATCTAATTATGTGTAGGACTTGCATTTACAGTATAACTGATTTGTCCCTTTGTGCATAATGAATGACCACAGAGGAACATTACTGTGTCAGCTTTATAGTTGCGATATAGTTCCTAATGGAATTGATCAAAATACTATAATGGTACAATGATGATTGATGCCATTTCCCTAATCTGTGGCATAAATACAGTGATATCATtaataagaaagaaataattttATCAAGAAAGCCAATTTGGCTGTTTTCTCTCACCATCAATCTGATATCCAATCTGTGAgcttacagtggatataaaaagtctaaacacgcctgttaaaatgacaggtttttgtgatgtaaaaaaaaaatgaaaccaagttaaatcatgtcagaacctttttcacctttattgtgaaattgcaacacATAAATATGAAGTGAGAAACATccagaaatgttttttgggggaataaaaagaaaaagaaaaaaaatgtctaatacacagcttgcataagtgtgcacacactttttaaattGGGAATGTGTCAGTGTTCAGaaacaaccaatcacattcaaactcatgttaaatactaattagtgtacacctgccatcaattaaagtgactgattacccCCACGAGTACtggatctcattgttgaaaaatatcaatcaggagagggttacaaaaaAATTTCTAAGGCATTGGGTATAGTATGGAACACtataaagacaataatcaacaagtggagaaaatatggtgGACAGTGATGctactaagaacaggacatctctctaaaattgatgagaagatcaggagaaaactacAGATTAgatagattaaaaataaatccaatctcccaaaactatgtggaataatgtgttatggtctgatgagaccaaagttgaacattttggccataataccaaaagatatcatcacatcaccaaaagaacaccataaccacggtgaagcatgggggtggcagcatcatactttggggctgtttttcttcagctggaactggggctttaatcagggtggagggaacAATGaacagctccaaataccagttaATCTTGACACAAAACCATAAGACTTCTGCCCAATCatttaagatgaagaggaatttcagctttcagcatgacaacgagccaaagcaaacctccagatcgaCAAAGGAAcgacttcaccaaaacaagatgAAGGATTTGGAACATCCTGTGCACAGGAGACACCCTTACAATTTGAGTtagaatacttttgcaaggaagaaagTCAAGACGTGCCAAACTgattgactcttacccaaaaaaatgttgtgaatgttgtgataaaatctaaaagtgcatcaactaagtattagtttaggggtgtgcaacCAGGTTagtgtacattttttattttttattttttatttttcccccctaaaatgattcttactgtttttcactttaattaataggttcAAATTTCACAGTAAAGTTAGAAAATGTTCTGACATTTTGGGTTCATTTTTTAcaccacaaaaacctgccattttaacaggtgtgtgtagactttttatatccactattCAGAACATCCATATATTCAGAACAGGGTAAATagtgctttcctccaagtgtgttatgctgccctgtgacagAGCACGTGCGGTAGTTAGAAAAGATGTGAAGattggcttcacatgtctcagaggaagcatgtggtTGCCCCATCCTTCTAACTGGACACatgtaatgtatataaatattgtatACATAATGGTTGGACTCACAAGAATGCCTGTCTCCTTGTTGACAGAGTAAGTGGCATTGGTATGGCGCGGTGGAAAGACAGGCGTCTTGTCTTTGTACCAGGTGTAGTTTGCAGGAGGAATACTGTACTTGTCCCTACAGCGCAACGCCACTCTAGATCCGGTCAGCGCAGAGCTCGGGATCTCACAGGACGGGATGTGTGGAGGTACTGAGGCAGAGGAAGCAAAGCATATTGAGCAAAACGAATAATCCACCGGACCACATGCAAACTTTATATGAATTCTAACACAAATCTGTAAGAGTTTGCAATCCGGAGATGCTAGCGAATGATGGTGAAGAAAATATAAGTGAGAATAAAGAGTAAACCAATCACACAAATGGAGTCTCCTACCCAACACATTTAGAGTGAGAATGGTCTCTCCCAGCTGGACATCGTCAGCAGCAGCGCTGACCTCACAGCGATATTCTCCATCATCCTTCAGTGTCACCTTCTGTAATGTTATTGTTGCCCCTTCCATCTTTGCACGTCCCATATAAAATTCTGTGAAACAAAAGCTATGATGATTACACGTTCATACCCTTCATAGCCAaaagacacctgaccatcataacCATACAGTATGTGGGCCTTCCAAAAACAGTTGCTACACATTTATCTAAAATGCTTTATCCTaaactgttccagcatggcaattCTCCTGCACATAAATGGACATCCATAAACACATGGTTGCCAACGTTGGTGTGGAATAGCTCGAGTGGTCTGCATActgtcctgacctcaaccccactgaatatGCACCAGGCcgcctcacccaacatcagtgcctgaaattactaatgctcttgtggcagAATTTCCCCTGAGGGTTGAATaaagtacatccatccatccttctatccCAACAACCAcaatccaaaatctagtggaaagctttcACAGAAGactggaggctgttatagcagcagAAAAGGACCAACTCCATAATAATCTGAAAACTAAAAGAATTTTTCATATTGTTTTCTCTAACTCAAACTATTTGGCCATAATGGTACATTCTGATACATTTAAGCAGTAATCACACAGTTGtctagatataacatagattcACCTGCGAAGCTGCCATTAAAGTAGACAAAGGAGGTGcctttttcttccattttcttcCACTCGATGCGAGGATTCTGATCTTTCTCTGTCTTAAACTCACAGGAAAGCTTGGCCTCTACAATGGACACCAAATATGAGAAGAAATATcgaataatatcaataatatcaataataataactgattgGGTAGAGATGTGTGTTACATTGTGTCTCATTTCTTACCAAACTTCACTCACCTGAGTGTTCCTCCACTTTGACTATGCGGCTGGAGGTGGAGACCGTGACGGGGGTAACAGGAACACCTAACATAGAGACAATCAACAAAGTTTTCCTTTCAGGAAAAGGAAACAGGTGTAGCCCTTCCTCCCTGCTGACTGGATTATGCATCACACAACCATTGTTCATCATCCTGTTTCTGCTCGTAGGTTATTTGTCATATCATCAAGCCACCATTCGCCATTCGGTTGTCATGCTTCACATTGCAGTATATTGCCATACAGTATTGTCTTGAAATTAATGTTTCATGTTCCAAATACAGCACCTTGACGTCTTTGTTAGTTATAAATACAGATAAAGCGTGAAATCTATATTCAGTAGGAGACTGCAGCTATACAATCTTCAAAGCAGCTTGGGTTTAGCCTATTCTTCATAATTTATTAGAGCAGGTCTGTATTGTTAATTCCCATTCCCAAAGCAATTCTGATTAACCCTGCCCACTCCAGCAGTTATTTTTGGTTGACTTACATATCCCAAATTCCCAAGTCAATACTTTGACTTCTATAtcccaaaatatattttaaaaaagtatacaCAAAAGATGTAGTAAACATATTCCGAAGCACCCCATGAGCACTGCACTGTGTCCAATACGCTGTTAATGAACGAGGTCTTTCTTTGTCACACAAGCTTCGTATCTGACCGCCCACTCTTGCCTGTACGATAGTAAAAATGAATTGTGAATAGAAATGGAGTTTCTTAAATAGTACCAAAAATATGTTGCTGACTCCTTGTGTAAATAAGACTATAAGAAAGACTAGTGCAGGTGAGTCTGGGTAAtgtgttgttttattgtttgtttgttttaaaaaaaaaaaaaaaaaaaaaagatgcagatATGCAGCTGAGCTTAATCTCATACATACTATGCAACACTGCATAAGCGTCACATTGAGCTACTGTCACTCTAATTAACCCTAGAGGACATGATTCCTTGTTTACAGAGATCGGAAATCTAATCAAATGGGGGAAATTAAAAGATCACTGATTGGTGGTTGTCTGATTCATAGCTCAGTCTATTTTCAGGAGAGCAGCTTCCTGTTAGGAAACTGTAAATGCTCCCTATTTGTTTCTGGCTGTCACTAATTAGGCTTCTGTGGTGGTGTTACACTTCAAATTCATGTATAATGTGGTGTTTCCTGCCTCTGGTATCAGTTTCACTTCCTTTTTAGTGATGATGACAAATAGGCACAAATGTCAGTGTCACTGTTGGAAGGAATTTTTTCAGTAGGCAAGAATAGTAAGGCAACAAATTCATCTCTCAGAACAAAAGGGCTGTACCATCAAGGACATTTTTAGTATCTATACACAGTATGTGTCATTCACATAGGAAAGTGAATATAGTAAAGTATCCTCTCAAATCTCTAAATGTTCAACTGTGATCTGTAAGGTCTAGTCTTATTCTAAATGGAATAGCACTATTTCTTGTGGATGAACAGATTTAGTGCtctgtttaaaatgattataCAAAATGTATGTTTGTAATAAAATTACACCAATAAGGATTAAATTAAGCACAGTTTAGAGCTAATCTAGGATTTGTTGATctgggctttattttaaatcgaGTTGTGTTGCACCACTTCATTTTAAGCACAGATTAACAAATCGGGGATTAGAATTCTAACCTGCGATTAAAACCTACGTTCATGATTCATTTCCTCCATCATGATTGATTCGCCGTGGACGACACCGCAGCAGTGCGTGTGGATTTCATAAACGTGGAAAAACTGAATTCTCCAGTGTAACTGAACGGCACCAATGTAAGGGATCGTGAACTTTAAactttgaattaaataaaaattaagctGTCGTTATGAACCGCTCATTCACATGGACAaacttaaagaaaaataattacaaatctGAGTTTAAAGTGATGGAGCAGCAAGATTAGAGTTAATccaggtttattgtgaaattaaatCCAGGATTAACGTGATGGTTTAAATGCAAGCCtgcttatttttaaacaaggtttaaagtttggtgcaacagaattattagataaaccttgatttaatctagatttaagcttaatccttattggtgcaacatcaaatattttaaagtgACCTACATGATGTGAAAGTGATACTTGTTAGTTCTAGGCATCATACCTCATCTTTTCATTGTGGGCTTTCAGAAAGCTTGGCCACCATCAAGGAATAGTAAAAATATCACTTCAAAAACAGATGCTATGTTTGAGACAGATGTTATACCTGCAGGGCAAACTACcagtttgttcttgttcatgtgCTTGTTCTGACATGTTATTGTTTTTCGATGGAAACAATCTACACAGGGATTTTATGAGGTGAAGTTTATTTATCATGTTTGtaaggagtttccagtgtctGCACTTTGTTACAggcagaggtaaagctgttcctttaagttctcagacatgggaaagtcttcagaacagatGAAAAgacagctgttataatgtaagtgatagcaggaactaacttgttttgctgaTGTTAATAAGTAAACAGTTGTTaacgttggcaaattgctgtgatataaaaggaataaaacacttcatggtgtgctgttactggaaaataatcaaatacagGGTGttgtgatgcagcctgacatGAAGCCACATTGCTGGTAGGAGGATTGCCTACATTCATTTCCCCTTGGATTCAATAAAGTGTTATAACAGTCTTTGAGTCTTCAAATATAGCGGCATGAGATAACTGCACCAACTTATCTCTGTATCTGTGTAGTTTCTCCTCTGAGATATAGAatggttacatttaaaaatacaattttattaaCCTTATATCCTGTACAATTCTCCTTTATTTCAGACTGATATAGAACCAGTTTACTCCACACAGGGTGGgttgcaccaataaggattaagcttaaatctagattaaatcAAGGTTTATCTAATAATTCCGTTGCACCAAActttaaaccttgtttaaaaataagcaGGCTTGCATTTAAACCATCACGTTAATCCTGGatttaatttcacaataaacctggATTAACTCTAATCTTGCTGCTCCATCACTTTAAACTCAGATtggtaattatttttatttaaatttgtccATGTGAATGAGCGGTTCATAACGGCagcttaatttttatttaattcaaagtTTAAAGTTCACGATCCCTTACATTGGTGCTGTTCAGTTACACTGGAGAAGTCatatatttccacatttgaT
This genomic window contains:
- the jam2a gene encoding junctional adhesion molecule 2A isoform X1; this translates as MKIAVFLPVLLPLLLQSVPVTPVTVSTSSRIVKVEEHSEAKLSCEFKTEKDQNPRIEWKKMEEKGTSFVYFNGSFAEFYMGRAKMEGATITLQKVTLKDDGEYRCEVSAAADDVQLGETILTLNVLVPPHIPSCEIPSSALTGSRVALRCRDKYSIPPANYTWYKDKTPVFPPRHTNATYSVNKETGILTFHAVTIADSGLYHCEANNRVGKPKSCVGNHMTVDDLNVPGIVAGIVIFCLIITLCTLGVCYAHRQGYFNRHRGRSFWIQQCHGVAHISSQNLNRSEDIPHAGYGPPSQNIQDFKHTQSFML
- the jam2a gene encoding junctional adhesion molecule 2A isoform X2, with protein sequence MKIAVFLPVLLPLLLQSVPVTPVTVSTSSRIVKVEEHSEAKLSCEFKTEKDQNPRIEWKKMEEKGTSFVYFNGSFAEFYMGRAKMEGATITLQKVTLKDDGEYRCEVSAAADDVQLGETILTLNVLVPPHIPSCEIPSSALTGSRVALRCRDKYSIPPANYTWYKDKTPVFPPRHTNATYSVNKETGILTFHAVTIADSGLYHCEANNRVGKPKSCVGNHMTVDDLNVPGIVAGIVIFCLIITLCTLGVCYAHRQGYFNRHRGSPHAGYGPPSQNIQDFKHTQSFML